From Streptomyces sp. NBC_01460, a single genomic window includes:
- a CDS encoding carbohydrate ABC transporter permease, with amino-acid sequence MSIDTRPAAPRHDAAPTPPRRGRPVRRRRPLGNPVAGLGSLIWLLIVLVPLYTLVSASLMHQDEALDGDPLAIPTDPTLENYRTVLDSGFLSLIGNTAIVAVATVALVLVLSVPVAYVAVRTRSRLSSLAFRTFLLGVAIPAQAVIVPLYLMIGKMGLYDSLWAIILPTAAFAMPVAVLVLSGTMRDVSEEMYEAMSLDGASPVRMLWQLAVPLSRAGISTVAIFSALQAWNGFLFPLILTQSEEQRVLTLGLFNFMSQFGVNIPAVLAAIVLSVIPIFAVYLVARRALINGLMGVGGK; translated from the coding sequence ATGTCGATCGACACCCGCCCCGCCGCGCCGCGGCACGACGCGGCACCCACCCCGCCCCGCCGCGGACGCCCGGTCCGCCGGCGCAGGCCCCTGGGCAACCCGGTGGCCGGACTCGGCTCGCTGATCTGGCTCCTCATCGTCCTGGTGCCCCTCTACACGCTGGTCTCCGCCTCGCTGATGCACCAGGACGAGGCACTCGACGGCGACCCGCTGGCGATCCCCACCGACCCGACGCTCGAGAACTACCGCACCGTGCTGGACAGCGGGTTCCTCTCGCTGATCGGCAACACCGCGATCGTGGCCGTGGCCACCGTCGCCCTCGTGCTGGTGCTCTCCGTCCCGGTCGCGTACGTGGCGGTGCGCACCCGCAGCCGCCTCTCCTCGCTCGCCTTCCGGACCTTCCTCCTCGGTGTGGCGATCCCGGCGCAGGCGGTGATCGTGCCCCTGTACCTGATGATCGGGAAGATGGGGCTGTACGACAGCCTGTGGGCGATCATCCTGCCCACCGCCGCCTTCGCGATGCCCGTCGCGGTCCTCGTGCTCAGCGGCACGATGCGTGACGTCTCCGAGGAGATGTACGAGGCGATGTCCCTCGACGGGGCCTCACCGGTGCGCATGCTCTGGCAGCTGGCGGTGCCGCTGTCCAGGGCCGGGATCAGCACGGTCGCCATCTTCTCCGCCCTGCAGGCGTGGAACGGCTTCCTCTTCCCGCTGATCCTGACCCAGTCGGAGGAGCAACGCGTCCTGACGCTCGGCCTGTTCAACTTCATGAGCCAGTTCGGAGTGAACATCCCCGCGGTGCTGGCGGCGATCGTCCTCTCCGTCATCCCCATCTTCGCCGTGTACCTCGTGGCCCGGCGGGCGCTGATCAACGGACTGATGGGGGTGGGCGGCAAATAG
- a CDS encoding carbohydrate ABC transporter permease produces MSHHTPVAKRHGDRKAAVGNVGRPPVAWALPGILFFAVFAIVPLAIAVYLSFCEWDGLDSPTLTGLDNWTRLFKDSEFGQAAWLSLLLTTISWVFQTPVALLLGVWAAGRQRSRAFLSAIFFIPLLLSTTAIAMLFHALLDPNFGVIQTIGPWLGVDPNVMGSSTGALLVVAFVGGWQFMPFHTLIYQGGARQIPEVLYQAASIDGAGMVRQFFHITLPQLRHTMTTSSVLMIVGSLTYFDTVLIMTKGGPGTDTTILPYLMYRTGFQTYDLGYAAAVATALVVVATSISLLMVRLSGFGSMRSTREGM; encoded by the coding sequence ATGTCCCACCACACTCCGGTTGCGAAGAGGCACGGAGACAGGAAGGCGGCCGTCGGAAACGTCGGCCGCCCCCCGGTCGCCTGGGCCCTCCCCGGCATCCTCTTCTTCGCCGTCTTCGCGATCGTCCCCCTGGCGATCGCCGTCTACCTCTCCTTCTGCGAGTGGGACGGGCTCGACTCCCCGACCCTGACGGGCCTGGACAACTGGACCCGCCTGTTCAAGGACTCCGAATTCGGCCAGGCAGCCTGGCTGAGCCTCCTGCTCACCACGATCAGCTGGGTCTTCCAGACGCCGGTGGCCCTGCTGCTGGGCGTCTGGGCCGCGGGACGCCAGCGGAGCAGGGCCTTCCTGTCCGCGATCTTCTTCATCCCGCTGCTGCTCTCCACCACCGCCATCGCGATGCTGTTCCACGCCCTGCTCGACCCGAACTTCGGCGTGATCCAGACCATCGGACCCTGGCTCGGCGTCGACCCCAACGTCATGGGCTCCTCCACCGGCGCCCTGCTCGTGGTGGCCTTCGTCGGCGGCTGGCAGTTCATGCCCTTCCACACGCTGATCTACCAGGGCGGTGCCCGGCAGATCCCGGAGGTCCTCTACCAGGCGGCCTCCATCGACGGGGCGGGCATGGTGCGGCAGTTCTTCCACATCACGCTGCCGCAGCTGCGCCACACCATGACGACCTCGTCGGTCCTGATGATCGTCGGCTCGCTGACCTACTTCGACACCGTGCTCATCATGACCAAGGGCGGTCCCGGCACCGACACGACGATCCTGCCCTACCTGATGTACCGGACCGGCTTCCAGACGTACGACCTCGGCTACGCGGCGGCCGTCGCCACCGCGCTCGTCGTCGTGGCCACCAGCATCTCGCTCCTCATGGTGCGCCTCAGTGGCTTCGGGTCCATGCGGTCGACCCGGGAAGGTATGTGA
- a CDS encoding extracellular solute-binding protein — MAMAGLLAGCGSGAGGSDSGTITAYVYGDDAVKVQQAAVDTFNKTSEVKVKLVSVPGTDYVNKLRSAMGSPSAPDVFFNWGGGSIKPYVDSDDLVDLTSTVTNDATLKDGFLPSIMTAGGLEGKIYGVPMRGMQPVMLFYNKALFAEHEIEPPKTWEDLQAAIRTFKDAGITPFALGGSDKWPELMWMEYLLDRIGGPEVFKKIQDGDTEGWGDPAVLRTAQTVKELVDGGAFGKNFNSVDYGNGGAPTLLNKGKAAMHLMGSWEYSTQLGKAPEFAKKDLGWTAFPTVAGGVGDPANVVGNPTNYWSVNARTKHKDTAVAFLKAMASKTYAQALVDNGDVPTTSNAASMLSGSPNPQFATDQYEMVQKAPSFTLSWDQALEAQYATPLLTEISKLFAGKTTPEQFVEAMKAAR, encoded by the coding sequence ATGGCCATGGCCGGACTGCTGGCCGGCTGCGGCTCCGGCGCGGGCGGCAGTGACAGCGGGACCATCACCGCCTATGTCTACGGCGACGACGCGGTCAAGGTTCAGCAGGCCGCCGTCGACACGTTCAACAAGACCTCCGAGGTCAAGGTCAAGCTGGTGTCGGTCCCCGGCACCGACTACGTGAACAAGCTGCGCAGCGCCATGGGCTCACCCAGCGCCCCGGACGTCTTCTTCAACTGGGGCGGCGGCTCCATCAAGCCGTACGTCGACTCCGACGACCTGGTCGACCTGACGTCGACGGTCACGAACGACGCGACGCTCAAGGACGGCTTCCTGCCCTCGATCATGACGGCCGGCGGACTCGAGGGGAAGATCTACGGGGTGCCCATGCGCGGCATGCAGCCCGTGATGCTCTTCTACAACAAGGCCCTCTTCGCCGAGCACGAGATCGAGCCCCCCAAGACCTGGGAGGACCTGCAGGCGGCCATCAGGACCTTCAAGGACGCCGGCATCACCCCCTTCGCGCTCGGCGGCTCCGACAAGTGGCCCGAACTGATGTGGATGGAGTACCTGCTGGACCGGATCGGCGGCCCCGAGGTCTTCAAGAAGATCCAGGACGGCGACACCGAGGGCTGGGGCGACCCGGCGGTGCTCAGGACGGCGCAGACCGTCAAGGAGTTGGTCGACGGCGGCGCCTTCGGCAAGAACTTCAACTCCGTGGACTACGGCAACGGCGGAGCCCCGACCCTGCTCAACAAGGGCAAGGCCGCCATGCACCTCATGGGTTCGTGGGAGTACTCGACGCAGCTGGGCAAGGCCCCGGAGTTCGCGAAGAAGGACCTCGGCTGGACCGCCTTCCCGACCGTGGCCGGCGGGGTGGGCGATCCCGCGAACGTGGTGGGCAACCCCACCAACTACTGGTCCGTCAACGCCCGGACCAAGCACAAGGACACCGCCGTCGCGTTCCTGAAGGCCATGGCGTCGAAGACCTACGCGCAGGCCCTCGTCGACAACGGTGATGTGCCCACCACGTCGAACGCGGCCTCGATGCTGAGCGGTTCCCCCAACCCGCAGTTCGCCACCGACCAGTACGAGATGGTGCAGAAGGCCCCGAGCTTCACCCTCTCCTGGGACCAGGCGCTCGAAGCCCAGTACGCCACGCCCCTGCTCACGGAGATCAGCAAGCTGTTCGCCGGCAAGACGACCCCTGAGCAGTTCGTCGAAGCAATGAAGGCCGCCAGGTAA
- a CDS encoding LacI family DNA-binding transcriptional regulator, with protein sequence MSPAKVQPQQEKASVGEPSESTATLAEIARAAGVSAPTVSKVLNGRADVAPGTRTRVEELLLRHGYRRRRGASQQSRLIDLVFHELDSAWAMEVVRGVENVAREEGLSLVLSESAGRLTPGQTWVDGVLARRPAGVILVLSDLDAAQRAQLTSRSIPFVVVDPAGDPGDDIPSVGAANWQGGLAATRHLTGLGHRRIGVIGGPARMMCSRARLDGYRAALETSGVPMDPELVREGEFNHEDGYTAALELLRLPERPTAVFAGNDLQALGVYEAARELGLRIPEDLSVVGFDDLPLTRWIGPPLTTVRQPLIEMAETAARLVLDLGRGRQPATTRVDLATSLVVRSSTAPPAH encoded by the coding sequence ATGAGCCCTGCAAAGGTCCAGCCCCAACAGGAGAAGGCGTCCGTCGGCGAGCCGTCGGAGAGCACCGCCACGCTGGCAGAGATCGCCCGAGCGGCCGGAGTTTCGGCTCCGACAGTTTCGAAAGTGCTGAACGGACGCGCCGACGTCGCCCCTGGTACGCGTACGAGGGTGGAGGAGCTGCTGCTGCGCCACGGCTACCGCCGCAGGCGTGGTGCCTCGCAGCAGTCCCGGCTCATCGATCTCGTCTTCCACGAGCTGGACAGCGCCTGGGCGATGGAGGTCGTCCGGGGTGTCGAGAACGTCGCCAGGGAGGAGGGCCTGAGCCTGGTCCTCTCGGAGAGCGCCGGCCGGCTCACCCCGGGCCAGACATGGGTGGACGGGGTCCTGGCCCGCCGCCCGGCCGGAGTGATCCTGGTGCTCTCGGACCTCGACGCGGCGCAGCGGGCCCAGCTGACGAGCCGCTCCATCCCGTTCGTCGTCGTTGATCCGGCGGGTGATCCCGGTGACGACATCCCGTCGGTGGGGGCCGCCAACTGGCAGGGCGGCCTGGCCGCCACACGTCACCTGACGGGTCTCGGCCACCGGCGCATCGGTGTCATCGGCGGGCCGGCCCGCATGATGTGCAGCCGGGCCCGGCTGGACGGCTACCGCGCCGCCCTGGAGACCTCGGGCGTCCCCATGGACCCCGAGCTCGTCCGGGAGGGCGAGTTCAACCATGAGGACGGCTACACGGCGGCACTGGAACTGCTCCGCCTCCCGGAACGGCCGACGGCCGTCTTCGCCGGGAACGACCTGCAGGCGCTCGGCGTCTACGAGGCCGCGCGCGAGCTGGGGCTGCGGATCCCGGAGGACCTCAGCGTGGTCGGCTTCGACGACCTGCCGCTCACCCGCTGGATCGGCCCCCCGCTCACCACGGTGCGCCAGCCGCTCATAGAGATGGCGGAGACCGCGGCCCGGCTCGTCCTCGACCTGGGCCGGGGCCGGCAGCCCGCGACCACCAGGGTCGACCTGGCGACGAGCCTGGTCGTCCGCAGCAGCACGGCCCCGCCGGCGCACTGA
- a CDS encoding WD40/YVTN/BNR-like repeat-containing protein, with translation MTDVLLTVGTRKGLFIGRRRGGTWEFGDPHFNAQAIYSIAIDTRGETPRLLVGGDSAHWGPSVFHSDDLGGTWVEPKQPAVKFPQFTEASLERVWQLHPAGPEAPDVVYAGTEPAALFRSDDRGESFELVRPLWEHPTRSKWVPGGGGEGLHTILTDPRDARAVTVAVSTAGVFRTEDGGERWAPSNKGVSAVFLPDPDPEFGQCVHKVTRDAADPDRLYLQNHWGVFRSDDGGRRWKDIGAGLPSDFGFAAAAHPHRADTFYVFPINADADRVPAGHRCRVFRTQDAGETWEPLTRGLPDDDHYGTVLRDALCVDDADPAGVYFGNRNGEVYASADDGDTWQQLVSHLPDVLCVRAAVLG, from the coding sequence ATGACCGATGTACTCCTCACCGTGGGCACGCGCAAAGGGCTGTTCATCGGCCGCAGGCGCGGTGGGACCTGGGAGTTCGGGGATCCCCATTTCAACGCCCAGGCCATCTACTCGATCGCGATCGACACGCGGGGGGAGACGCCCCGGCTGCTGGTCGGCGGGGACAGCGCCCACTGGGGCCCCTCGGTCTTCCACTCCGACGACCTGGGCGGGACCTGGGTGGAGCCGAAGCAGCCCGCCGTGAAGTTCCCGCAGTTCACCGAGGCGTCGCTGGAGCGGGTCTGGCAGCTGCACCCCGCGGGCCCCGAGGCACCCGACGTCGTCTACGCGGGGACCGAACCGGCCGCGCTGTTCCGGTCGGACGACCGCGGCGAGTCCTTCGAGCTGGTCCGTCCGCTCTGGGAGCACCCGACGCGGTCCAAGTGGGTGCCGGGCGGGGGCGGCGAGGGCCTGCACACCATCCTGACCGACCCGAGGGACGCCCGGGCGGTGACCGTCGCCGTCTCCACCGCGGGCGTGTTCCGCACCGAGGACGGCGGCGAGCGCTGGGCTCCCTCCAACAAGGGTGTCTCGGCGGTCTTCCTGCCGGATCCCGACCCCGAGTTCGGCCAGTGCGTCCACAAGGTCACCCGGGACGCGGCCGATCCCGACCGGCTCTACCTGCAGAACCACTGGGGCGTCTTCCGCAGCGACGACGGCGGCAGGCGCTGGAAGGACATCGGCGCGGGCCTCCCCTCGGACTTCGGCTTCGCCGCCGCCGCGCACCCGCACCGCGCGGACACGTTCTACGTCTTCCCGATCAACGCCGACGCGGACCGTGTCCCCGCCGGCCACCGCTGCCGGGTCTTCAGGACCCAGGACGCGGGCGAGACGTGGGAGCCCCTCACGCGCGGCCTTCCGGACGACGACCACTACGGCACGGTGCTGCGCGACGCGCTCTGCGTGGACGACGCCGACCCGGCCGGCGTCTACTTCGGCAACCGCAACGGCGAGGTGTACGCGAGCGCGGACGACGGCGACACCTGGCAGCAGCTCGTCTCGCACCTGCCCGACGTCCTCTGCGTACGGGCGGCGGTGCTCGGCTGA